ttataggacatacacacaataaacatgattataggacatacacacaataaacatgattataggacatacacacaataaacatgattataggacacacacataataaacatgattataggacatgcacacaataaacatgattataagacatgcacacaataaacatgattataggacatacacacaataaacatgattataggacatacacacaataaacatgattataagacatgcacacaataaacatgattataggacatgcacacaataaacatgattataggacatacaaacaataaacatgattataagacatacacacaataaacatgattataggacatgcacacaataaacatgattataggacatacaaacaataaacatgattataggacatacacacaataaacatgattataggacatacacataataaacatgattataggacatgcacacaataaacatgattataggacatacacacaataaacatgattataggacatacacataataaacatgattataggacatgcacacaataaacatgattataagacatgcacacaataaacatgattataggacatacacacaataaacatgattataggacatacacacaataaacatgattataagaCATGCACACAATagacatgattataggacatgcacacaataaacatgattataggccatgcacacaataaacatgattataggacatacacataataaacatgattataggacatacacgtaataaacatgattataggacatacacacaataaacatgattataggacatacacacaataaatatgattataggacatacacacaataaacattattataggacatacacacaataaacatgattataggacatgcacataataaacatgattataaaacatgcacacaataaacatgattataggacatgcacacaataaacatgattataggacatacacacaataaacatgattataagacatgcacacaataaacatgattataggacatacacacaataaacatgattataggacatacacacaataaacatgattataagacatacacacaataaacatgattataagaCATAcaaacaataaacatgattataggacatacacataaTAAACacgattataggacatacacacaaacaagattataggacatacacgtaataaacatgattataggacatacacacaataaacatgattataggacatacacacaataaacatgattataagaCATAcaaacaataaacatgattataggacatacacactataaacatgattataggacatacacacaataaacatgattataggacatgcaCACAATAAACATAATTATAGGAcatgcacacaataaacatgattataagacatacacacaataaacatgattataggacatacacataaTAAACacgattataggacatacacataaTAAACAAGATTATAGGAcatgcacacaataaacatgattataagacatacacacaataaacatgattataggacatacacacaataaacatgattttaGGACATACAcataataaacatgattataggccatgcacacaataaacatgattataggacatgcacacaataaacatgattataggacatacacataataaacatgattataggacatgcacacaataaacatgattataggacatacacataaTAAACATGATTACAGGCcatgcacacaataaacatgattataggacatgcacacaataaacatgattataagacatacacacaataaacatgattataggacatacacacaataaacatgattttaGGACATACAcataataaacatgattatagaccatgcacacaataaacatgattataggacatgcacacaataaacatgattataggacatacacataataaacatgattataggacatgcacacaataaacatgattataagacatacacacaataaacatgattataagaCATACAcataataaacatgattataggacatacacacaataaacatgattataggacatgcacacaataaacatgattataggacatacacataataaacatgattataggacatacacacaataaacatgattataagaCATGCAcataataaacatgattataggacatgcacacaataaacatgattataagaCATAcaaacaataaacatgattataggacatacacataaTAAACACGATTATAGGACAtatacacaataaacatgattataggacatacacacaataaacatgattataagacatacacacaataaacatgattataggacgtgcacacaataaacatgattataggccatgcacacaataaacatgattataagacatacacacaaacatgattATAAGAcatgcacacaataaacatgattataggacatacacacaataaacatgattataggacataaacacaataaacatgattataagacatgcacacaataaacatgattataggacatacacacaataaacatgattataagacatacacacaataaacatgattataggacatacacacaataaacatgattataagacatgcacacaataaacatgattataggacataaacacaataaacatgattataagacatgcacacaataaacatgattataggacataaacacaataaacatgattataagacatgcacacaataaacatgattataggacatacacacaataaacatgattataagacatacacacaataaacatgattataggacataaacacaataaacatgattataagacatgcacacaataaacatgattataggacatacacacaataaacatgattataggccatacacacaataaacatgattatagggcatacacacaataaacatgattataggacatacacacaataaatatgattataggacatacacacaataaacatgattataggacacacacacaataaacatgattataggacatacacacaataaacatgattataggacatacacacaataaacatgattataggacacacacacaataaacatgattataggacatacacacaataaacatgattataggacatacacacaataaacatgattataggacataaacacaataaacatgattataggacataaacacaataaacatgattataggacataatAGGACATTTCACTCGGTATTGCAGTATTGtctcaaatacatatctcttTCTATAATATACTGGTGTAACtcgtaataccggtataccgcccagccatgtgtgtgtgtgtgtgtgtgtgtgtgtgtgtgtgtgtgtgtgtgtgtgtggtcacctCGTCCTTTGGGTGTGATTTCGGTGACCAGGTCCTCCACGGTGACATGCTCCAGGCCCTTCTCTCGGATCACGTCTGGAAAGAGGCAACAGAGTATTTATTTAACCGGTATTTAACGGCATTGTGTTTTTGATTGCAACGTTGTTATAGTAGGATATAAACATAGAGTATACACACGTTCTCTTAAGACCCTTTTGAGCCCCATTGACCCGCATTATAACTGCTCATTTTTAGCAGACTGTAATTCTGATATAGTACTATGCTTTTTAAATGAAAACCAGATGGATCTCATTttgcctatttttttatttttaatattttggtGTAATTGCTCCAATTTACCATGATATGGCGCCATAAAACCATGAGCAAGCTTCTCAGAGCAATGACGAGAATaaatgagttaaaggcctactgaaatgagatgttcttatttaaacggggatagcaggtccattctttgtgtcatacttgatcatttggcgatattgccatatttttgctgaaaggatttagaagagaacatccacgatttagttcgcaacttttggtcgctaataaaaaagccttgcctgtaccggaagtagcagacgatgtgcgcgtgacgtcacgggttgtggagctcctcacatctgaacattgtttacaatcatggccaccagcagcgagagcgattcggaccgagaaagcgacgatttccccattaatttgagcgaggatgaaagatttgtggatgaggaaagtgagagtgaaagactaggaaaaaaaaaaaaaaaggacaagagagcagcgagggagcgattcagatagggaagatgctgtgagaggcgccgtggtaGCCCACTTTGAAccctgacggtgacggtcaggaggacgcatattgacacaacatagatcgccttcagaatacataatgttaaaatgttttttattaatacacataatacactgtactttgtgtgtgtggtccaatccaaccatgttcgcttgaccgctctgttccatagtaaagcttcaccgtcatctttcgggaatgtaaacaataaaacaccggctgtgtttgtgttgctaaaggcggccgcaatacaccgcttcccacctacagctttcttctttgacgtctccattatttattgaacatattgcaaaagattcagcaacacagatgtccataatactgtggaattatgcgatgaaaagagacgacttatagctgtgaacggtgctgggacAAAatcgtcacgcgcatgcgtcatcatactgcggcgttttagcatgatacttccgcgcgaaatttaaaattgcaatttagtaaactaacccggctttattggcatgtgttgcaatgttaatatttcatcattgatatataaactatcagactgcgtggtcgctagtagtggctttcagtaggcttttaaactgACATTAAAACGGCTAAAAAGCAAAGCAACTGAGGTCGAGAagttatatataataataacccAACCTCAAATATTACAACATGCAATTTATTCTCAGAAATATTGTATTGTTTGCATTTTTCCATTAAACAAATATTTCATTTTTGACAAAGGTCATAAAgcataaaaataataatccaaCCTTTTATCAATAAATAGATATGCTTAAAGATTTCTAGCGTTGATAGTAAAATTAAATCTTAGTTTATTGCTGAATCATGACACTCTTATGAGCGGGTCCTTTTTGGGTCCTAAGCGTAAATAAGTGTGGAAAGTAAATCTTAAGCTTCTACAAGAGTCCCAAGAAAACtacacttttttcccccagtGGTGCCCATCACACACAATCCTTGTGTgtgacaagaacacacatcttgTTCTCTTTTCTGTGCATTGTAAATAGCAAAAAACTGCTAGcgagaggcggctaacaatgcaggcaATATGAAGGTCTCTAAAAAAACAATGCAGACAAtatgaagccctctaaaaaacaatGCAGACAATATGAACCCCTCTAAAAAACAATGCAGACAATATGAAACCCTCTAAAAAACAATGTAGACAAtatgaagccctctaaaaaacaatGCAGACAAtatgaagccctctaaaaaacaatGCAGACAATATGAAGACCTCTAAAAAACAATGCACACAACatgaagccctctaaaaacaatGCAGACAAtatgaagccctctaaaaaacaatGCAAACCATATGAACCCCTCTAAAAAACAATGCAGACaatataaagccctctaaaaaaaaacacagacaatatAAAGACCTCTAAAAAACAATGCAGACAGtatgaagccctctaaaaaacaatGCAGACAGTATGAAGTCCTCTAAAAAACAATAGACAATATGAAGACCTTTAAAAAACAATGCAGACAATATGAAGACCTCTAAAAAACAATGCAGACAGTATGAAACGCTCTAAAAAACAATGCAAACAGtatgaagccctctaaaaaacaatGCAGACAGTATGAAGTCCTCTAAAAAACAATAGACAATATGAAGACCTTTAAAAAACAATGCAGAAAATATGAAGACCtctaaaaaaaacacagacaatatgaagccctctaaaaaacaatGCAGACAAtatgaagccctctaaaaaacaatTCAGACAATATGAAGACCTCTAAAAAACAATAGACAATATGAAGACCTTTAAAAAACAATGCAAACAAtatgaagccctctaaaaaaacacagacaatatgaagccctctaaaaaacaatGCAGACAATATGAAGACCTCTAAAAAACAATGCAGACAGTATGAAACGCTCTAAAAAACAATGCAAACAGtatgaagccctctaaaaaacaatGCAGACAAtatgaagccctctaaaaaacaatGCAGACAATATGAGGACCTCTAGAAAACAATAGACAATATGAAGACCTTTAAAAAACAATGCAGAAAATATGAAGACCtctaaaaaaaacacagacaatatgaagccctctaaaaaacaatGCAGACAAtatgaagccctctaaaaaacaatTCAGACAATATGAAGACCTCTAAAAAACAATAGACAATATGAAGACCTTTAAAAAACAATGCAAACAAtatgaagccctctaaaaaaacacagacaatatgaagccctctaaaaaacaatGCAGACAATATGAAGACCTCTAAAAAACAATGCAGACAGTATGAAACGCTCTAAAAAACAATGCAAACAGtatgaagccctctaaaaaacaatGCAGACAAtatgaagccctctaaaaaacaatGCAGACAATATGAGGACCTCTAGAAAACAATGCAGACAGTATGAAGCCCGCAAAATAAAAAATGCAGACAGTATGAAGACCATTAAAAAACAATGCAGACAAtatgaagccctctaaaaaacaatGCAGACAAAAACGTGCCAAAAACTGAGATATCGTGTGTAACCTGTGACGTCGCACACCTAGTTTTATTGTTTGAACTCACTGGGATGgctgtatctttcagcacaagtCTTGTCTCCTCCTTGACCTGCCAAATTCAACATAATCTCCACTCCTCCGATAAAAAAAAACTGAGCAAACAAACAGCTTTCTGAGTCTTGCTAGCGATGTTATTAGGTGGCATTTGTTGAGCGCAAGTGTCCACTGCTTGAGTATGTCCGTATTTTTACGTAGCGTGCGGCATTTCCAAGTTGTCCAAATGTTTCACTAACTCTTACCAATGGTAGCGTGAGCATGGTCGCaggaaaagtagttcctcggtgTTAGCTCTTCCAATACCACGGCTTAATAAGCAGATGACTTGTATTGTTAGCCGCTTCTTACGAGCAGTTTTTTACTATTGAAAAATGCATTGTTTTGTCCCACATAGGGTGGTGGGTGATGGGCCGAAATCCAGAACCGGTGCAGTTAAGTCAAGAAACAATGTTTCAGGACTACCTTTGCAGTGAGCTTTCAGTTGATCCTTCCACCCACACTCCACCAGCTTGGCCCTGAGCAGCTCTTTCAACCTGAGGCAAGACATtccccacaacattaggtacttGGCAAAGGAAAACCACCTAAATGTAAATACCCAACACGATTGATAGGATTGTGTAAGTGTACAACTtaaagtggtggtcaaaagtgtaggtacacttgtaaagaacatgatgtcatggctgtcttgactttccgaGCATTTCtacacctcttttttttttgtgatgtagtgattggagcacatacctgttgctcacaaaaaacattcatgaagtgtgGGGCACAGATtcagtggccacggatgaagcgttGGCTGGCCAAAGTCTGTTGGGgacaccactatggactggactctcactattatgttagatccactatggaccggactctcactattatgttagatccactatggactggaccctcactattatgttagatccactatggactggaatctcacactatcatgttagatccactatggactggactctcactattatgttggatccactatggactggactctcactattatgttagatccaatatggactagactctcactattatgttagatccactatgaactggaatctcactattatgttagatccactatggactggactctcactaattatgttagatccactatggattggactctcactagtattttagatccactacggactggactttcacactattatgttagatccactatggactggactctcactattatgttagatccactatggactggactctcacactattatgttagatccactatggactggactctcactattatgttggatccactatggactggactctcacactattatgttagatccactatggactggactctcactattatgttagatccactatggactggactctcactattattttagatccactatggactggactctctcactattatgttagatccactatggactggactcccacactattatgttaaatccactatggactggactctcactattatgttagatccactatagactggactctcaccattgtgttagatccactatggactggactcgcacactattatgttagatccactatggactggactctcacactattatgtcagatccaagatggactggattcactattatgttagatccactatggactggactctcacactattatgttggatccactatggactggactctctcactattatgttggatccactatggactggaccctcactattatgttagatccactatggactggactctcactattatgttagatccactatgaactggaatctcactattatgttagatccactatgaactggactctcacactattatgttatatccactatggactggactttcacactattatgttagatccactatgtactggaatctcactattattttagatccactatggactggagtctcactattatgttagatccactatgaactggactctcacactattatgttagatccactatggactggactttcacactattatgttagatccactatgtactggactctcactattatgttagatccactatggactggactctcacattattatgttagatccactatggactggactctcactattatgttagatccactatggactggactctcactattatgttagatccactatggactggactctcacactattatgttagatccactatggactggactctcactattatgttggatccactatggactggactctcactattatgttagatccactatgaactggactctcacactattatgttatatccactatggactggactttcacactattatgttagatccactatgtactggactctcactattatgttagatccactaaggactggactctcacattattatgttggatccaccatgaactggactctcacactatcatgttagatccactatggactggactctcactattatgttagatccactatggactggaatctcacactattatgttagatccactatggactggactctctcactattatgttagatccactatggactggactctctcactattatgttagatccactatggactggactctcactattatgttagatccactatggactggactctctcactattatgttggatccaccatgaactggactctcacattactatgttagatccactatggactggactctcactattatgttagatccactatggactggactctcacactatcatgttagatccagtatggactggactctcacatattatgttagatacaccatggactggactctcacactattatgttagatccactatggactggactctcactattatgttagatccactatggactggactctcactattatgttagatccactatggactggactctcacacgattatgttagatccactatggactggactctcacactattatgttagatccactatggactggactctcacactattatgttagatccaccatggactggactctcacactattatgttagatccaccatggactggactctcacactattatgttagatccaccatggactggactctcacactattatgttagatccactatggactggactctcactattatgttagatccacaatggactggactctcacacactattatgttagatccactatggacaggactctcacactattatgttagatccactatggactggactctcacactattatgttagatccactatggactggactctctcactattatgttagatccactatggactggactctcactattatgttagatccactatggactggactctcactattatgttagatccactatggactggacgctcactattatgttagatccactatggactggactctcactattatgttagatccactatggactggactctcactattatgttagatccactatggactggactctcactattatgttggatccactatggactggaatctcacagtatcatgttagatccactatggactggactctcactattatgttagatctactatggaatggactctcactattgtgttggatccactatggactggactctcacactattatgttagatccactatggactggactctcactattatgttggatccattatggactggactctcactattatgttagatccactatggactggactctcactattatgttagatccactatggactggactctcactattatggtagatccactatggactggactctcacactattatgttagatccactatggactggactctctcactattatgttagatccactatggactggactctcactattatgttagatccactacggactggactctcacactatcatgttagatccactatggactggactctcactattatgttagatccactatggactgtacttttaCACTGggctgagtttttccttgcattgatatgggatctgagccgaggatgtcgttgtgtcttacgcagccctttgagacacttgtgattcaggactatgtaagtaaacattgattgactggttgattgactttgggaaggccattttaaaaccttcattctagcctgatttaacaattcatttaccacttttgatgtgtgtttggggtcattgtccggtTGGACTATCCAActacgcccaagacccaaactccgggctcattttagcttgtcctgaataatttgttggcaatcctccttttttcattgtcacatttactctgtgtaaagcagcagttccattggcagcaaaacagacccagagcataatactaccaccaccatgcttgacggtaggtatggtgttctttggattaaaggcctcaccttttctcctgcaaACATACTGCTGGGTAATGTGGCTAAACGGCTCCATTTTAGTTTTATCTGACATCAAATggccaaagataagaccttcttgaTGAAACTGAAGTCAGCCATGACATGAAGATCTTTGCAAGTTTATGTCAACTTTGGATCGCAACTGCAGTTCTCTTACCGCTCCCGTTCCCCCATTTCTATCAGCTTCTGGTTAATCGCAGCCCTCATCTGGGAGTCCTTGCTCATGGTCTAGCGGGGAAACAAAGCCAGAAATAACAACATTTGAATGTGTCTCCGCGGGGAAAAGAAAGGTTTTATTTGGCACAAAAATGAGCGGCGCTTGCCTTTTGTCGGGATAAATTAGCTGGGCGGGGGGAAGCGCACGGTCCTTCGGTAAAATACATCCACAGAAACATCGCAGCGATATTTTAGTTCCGCCTTATTGGATGATGCTCAGGGGaacaaaatatatttgaaatactTATCG
The window above is part of the Nerophis ophidion isolate RoL-2023_Sa linkage group LG04, RoL_Noph_v1.0, whole genome shotgun sequence genome. Proteins encoded here:
- the eny2 gene encoding transcription and mRNA export factor ENY2 isoform X1, encoding MYFTEGPCASPRPANLSRQKTMSKDSQMRAAINQKLIEMGERERLKELLRAKLVECGWKDQLKAHCKDVIREKGLEHVTVEDLVTEITPKGRALVPDSVKKELLQRIRAFLAQHAAL
- the eny2 gene encoding transcription and mRNA export factor ENY2 isoform X2; its protein translation is MSKDSQMRAAINQKLIEMGERERLKELLRAKLVECGWKDQLKAHCKDVIREKGLEHVTVEDLVTEITPKGRALVPDSVKKELLQRIRAFLAQHAAL